In Dioscorea cayenensis subsp. rotundata cultivar TDr96_F1 chromosome 11, TDr96_F1_v2_PseudoChromosome.rev07_lg8_w22 25.fasta, whole genome shotgun sequence, a single genomic region encodes these proteins:
- the LOC120271625 gene encoding uncharacterized protein LOC120271625: MASPLKLSFNGSSSSLLADWHLQEAEIPAFSSLKAWSWREILFTGGSSERLEIHTGLWFAGLGEPNSVARSQEKIKFRTGGCQRVVLSTLSVSCYFPFVSVRLVL, from the exons ATGGCATCACCTTTGAAGTTAAG ttttaatGGGAGCAGCTCAAGCTTGCTTGCTGATTGGCATCTTCAGGAGGCAGAAATTCCagctttttcttctcttaaagCTTGGAGTTGGAGGGAGATTCTCTTCACCGGCGGATCCTCGGAGAGATTAGAG ATCCATACCGGGCTGTGGTTcgcgggacttggtgaacccaactctgtagctcggagccag gagaagatcaagtttaggaCTGGGGGGTGTCAGAGAGTCGTATTGTCTACGTTATCAGTATCTTGTTATTTCCCTTTTGTGAGTGTAAGGCTTGTACTCTga
- the LOC120271626 gene encoding uncharacterized protein LOC120271626 translates to MEVGNCANDSANARSAKGKRGTPNKRWKAKFDNFLIPVLVEQANKGLKCDKSFKRVAFAHAASAVNTKFNTDFTAENVENHYRTLKARYVEIKKARDLSGAGWDNETKMITLDPIVAFSYTEAHPAAKAFINKPIENYEGLRIICGEDSATGSYATSLYSDFGEKTIGDKNNENENSDSPVDQPNSDDDGAGNSAPPIARSPATSSSMRSQRTKGSKDIPMMADLVTVVGEMAAAIRNPTHWSETLYSRVMEVEGFIEHVLEDVFDYLQERETEARKFMVKRLEMREAWVRKYLANLA, encoded by the exons ATGGAAGTTGGAAATTGCGCAAACGACAGTGCGAATGCGAGGTCTGCCAAAGGAAAACGCGGAACTCCCAATAAGAGATGGAAggcaaaatttgataattttttgatTCCGGTGTTGGTTGAGCAAGCCAACAAAGGGCTAAAGTGTGACAAATCTTTCAAAAGAGTTGCTTTTGCCCATGCTGCATCTGCAGTGAACACCAAATTTAACACTGACTTTACAGCGGAAAATGTTGAGAACCACTACCGGACATTGAAGGCTCGATACGTGGAGATTAAAAAGGCAAGAGACTTGAGTGGGGCAGGATGGGACAACGAAACGAAAATGATTACCCTTGACCCAATCGTTGCATTCAGTTATACGGAg GCACATCCAGCTGCAAAAGCTTTCATCAACAAACCTATTGAAAACTATGAAGGGTTGCGGATTATTTGTGGCGAGGATAGTGCGACAGGGTCATATGCGACATCTCTGTATTCGGATTTTGGAGAGAAAACTATTGGAGACAAAAATAATGAGAATGAGAACTCGGACTCACCAGTCGATCAACCTAATAGTGATGATGACGGTGCTGGGAATTCAGCACCTCCAATTGCGCGTAGTCCTGCAACGTCATCGAGCATGAGGTCCCAAAGAACAAAAGGGAGCAAAGACATTCCAATGATGGCTGATCTGGTGACAGTTGTCGGAGAAATGGCAGCGGCAATTAGAAACCCTACACATTGGTCAGAAACACTATATTCAAGGGTTATGGAAGTTGAGGGCTTCATTGAGCATGTGCTGGAAGATGTGTTTGATTATCTCCAGGAGAGAGAAACTGAAGCGAGAAAGTTCATGGTTAAACGGTTAGAGATGAGGGAGGCCTGGGTTCGGAAGTATCTCGCCAACCTTGCTTGA